The following nucleotide sequence is from Zea mays cultivar B73 chromosome 1, Zm-B73-REFERENCE-NAM-5.0, whole genome shotgun sequence.
TGGGTTCATTGTGGCCTCTGAGTCTCTACCCAGGGGTTGCTTTGTCCTTGCGCCTCCAGCTCAGCAGTTCGCTGTGGCTTCCTTGCCTAGGAGGAGGCGACCTCCTTGCTCCGCATCTCTGCCATGCAGGAGAGGAGGGCAAGCGTGGTGGAGGTGGCGATTTAGTAGCAGGAGATGAGGAGACGGAGGACTAGCGCTGGAGGCCTGGGAGGTTGGGAGCGACGGTGATTATGTCTCTTCAGCACCCCAGCAGAGGGGAAGAGCAGGGGACATCGGAGGGTAGCGAGAGGAGAGAGATGAGCATGGCAGCAGGAGCAGAGGCGGAGGAATTGTGCAGGTTCCCGATGATCCACGAGCGCATGAGTTTTACGGATCAATGAGCGATAGACCTGCTATGGCCCAGATCGAACAGTCTACATGGTGTCCTTACTGCATCTGACGGTTAACAGCGACGTGGATTGATCCACTACCCAAACCTTGGCTCTTGATTAGTATTATAGAGATGAATAAGAGTTCTATCATCAGTATAAGTAGTTGTTCACAGGATGATGAGTTTGGAGAAGATTTCATGCTCTTTTGTAGTAGAATTTAGCGGAGAAAATGGAAGAAGAGAGCTGGAAGGGGTAACAGAGGCTTATCCTTGTAATGCAACAAGTATCTCCATCCCTTATGAACATTGCTAAAAGGGACAGGCTGGTGCTTTCTTGCCAGCTATCTTTGTACATATAGACTTTCTGTTTAGTTCACATGAGTTTGTAACAGTTTAAAGGGCTGGGGTTTGATGATTCAACACAGTAATTACTGGAGTGTTAACATGATATGACAACAGGTAAAAAAGTGATATAAGTTGATCAATTGCTCAAATGTTAAGCCACTGATGTTTCACTTGGGTTTGCAAACAGCTTGATGTTTTTTGTATTTTCTCACCAGTTGCAATAGTTTTCTATTATATATTTTCCCAGTCTGCGCATTGCCTGGCAATCATTTAATACTTACAATTACAAATAACTGGAGAACCTATATCGTGTACCAAGTGGCAAATTTTCTTAGTCTTTAAGATGCTTAATTCTCTTATTTTCCTCTTGACTTTTTTTCACATATCAAATGCAGGGCTGAAAAGGGAAATCTTGGAGTGCCACTGCTGCCAGGCCAAGGTTGCTCGTTTTATAGCTTCAAGACAAACACATACAAACTGAACTTCATGGAGAGCCCTTCTGGTATAAAGGTTAGTATTGCATATGTTCTTGCCCTGCTGCCTTAACTAATTTGGATATTTGGATCAAGGTCAAAGTTCCTTTTTATGTATACCGACATTCATTTGTATTTAGGCCAGATGGATTTGATTGGTTACAATGACGTGCAGCAGAAATAAATATTGCtttaaatgctactgaactaccagATCGCTTCGCCATTGATTAATTTAATAATTTGCCTGGTGTGACCAATGTGTTGTACCTTTGTATTGTGAGGACCGATGGGGGCTGCATGGAGAGGGTGGTTTTATGAGCATGGTGAGAGCTTAGGGTTTGGTGGTCCCATGAAAGAATCTAAGAAGTATTGATAATGTCagaatcattttaatttaaaaatgctaaaataTCTGATGCTTGTTCGACAAGTATCAGAGCATTCTTAAGTATCTGTGCACCACAGGTTTTAGGGCACTGGATACCATGGATTTTAGTTTACCTAGTGTGTTGCTGACTATTTTCATTTAATTGTCGTCCAGAATGCCCTAGTCCTGTCAGTATTCTTCTATCAGTAAAGCTGCTGATGTGATATATTGTTACACTAGATTACTAGATTAGGCTTTTTTCCTTTGAAAAGCTAAATCCATTTCCCTTCCTTTGATATGCTAAATGTATGGTGTGCCATTTTCACTTTTAGTATCAAAGACATCAGCGTAATCTTTGTTTTTTCTGCAGTGTTGTACCAATTGAATTTTCTTTGTAATTTGGTCATTTATTTTAGCATGGTAGCGATCGAGCAGATAGATGTACAGTTATTTTTTCCTCCAGAGCTATACTCTGACTTACTCTACCCTCTTGGTGTAGCTTATATTAATTACACATCCAAGGACTGGTGATCAGCGAGACTCGCTAAAGCATATATACAATCTATATGTGGAATATGTTGTAAAAAATCCTCTGTATGCTCCTGGAACACCAATCAAGTAAGTTTTACCGGTTAATGGAACATTGTTTTTACTGCATGTTTAGCTACAATATTGTTGTTTTTGCGTCGCTAACATTACAACTTTTAGAAGGATGTGTGCGTTGCTAACATTACAACTTTTAGAAGGATGTGATCCTTTTTTTCCCGAGACTTTGTAGAAGGGCATGATTTGTTCCAGAATTTATATTTGAGCATTTTGACTTAAGTAATGAGCAGAAGTTAgacatatataagtgcataacttACTTGGGAGGCATATTGATGCTGCAAGTAAGATACCATGATAGATGTAGCCAGCAGCAGATGTTAGATATTTTCATGTCTAGTAGTCCTCAGTCTCCCAAAACATACTGAAACTTCAAATCTAAGCTTAAACATTCAAATTGTGATAGTGGCACTTAGTGATACTATTTACTGCTCTTTCTTCAACTCACATGTTTGTTCATGAATTTGTCGTTTTCAAACATCATGATTGTTTCTGTTTGACCTTTATTTGAGCATGTTCAGCTGAGTTATTGATAAGAATAAGATATTGCCTAATCTTGCTGTCTGTAACTTATAGTGTGCTTTCTACTTGACGATAACAGTCGCGTAGCGGATATGAGCCCTGGATTGTCATTAGTTTTGACTTTTGAGAGCTGAGATTATACCTCAGTTACCCATAAACAACCAGTAGTCTCTTGCTTCATGCCTACTGGTCACATTGTCTCTTCTTGAGCTCAGTTCACTAATTTCATGAGCATCTCTTATTTGCAGGTGTGAACTTTTCAATAAACATCTCGATCAATACGTGAAAACATTAATTTGATGCCATTGAGGTATCTTCTATCACTGGCGTTTCTTACAACGCCTCAAATAGTTCTTTGAATGCTCAACAATCTGTTGTGCTGTACAGCGCTGCATATGTATTTTTTTTTGCATCAATGTTTGGCAATCTTTTTATATGTGATTATATAGTTGGGGCTCTTTGTTCGTTC
It contains:
- the LOC100284041 gene encoding uncharacterized protein isoform X1, producing MQFFGGSSLTSIAPEATPAPAAPPGTGTGASAQVLYVFNRNGVCLLYREWHRPLRTLDPTQDHKLMFGLLFSLRSFTAKIDPTTAEKGNLGVPLLPGQGCSFYSFKTNTYKLNFMESPSGIKLILITHPRTGDQRDSLKHIYNLYVEYVVKNPLYAPGTPIKCELFNKHLDQYVKTLI